One Candidatus Binatia bacterium DNA segment encodes these proteins:
- the lpdA gene encoding dihydrolipoyl dehydrogenase has translation MADRYDLVVVGGGPGGYTAAIRAAQLGMQTAVVERDRLGGVCGNWGCIPSKAIIRSADVYDRAKRGEKLGIVAGSLSFDYAKIVAHSRGAADRVARGVKSLMKKNAITVIAGEGRLNARGQLVVGTDVVDAERILLATGSGERVLPGLEPAPPQVVTSRELLEETTLPGSVVIVGGGAIGVEFGYVFSSLGVKVTIVELEAQLLPGTDETIAKELERVFSRRGIEIRTKTGYRSIDKTSDGVVLHVEKDGQVEEIRAERCVVAVGRRARVEELGLTGAGVSTERGLITINDRFETSVPHVLAIGDLVDSPQLAHVAAAEGIAAVEIVAGRRPPGRLDPLRIPGCVYCHPEVATIGLSEAAARERGYDVKVGTFPYRALGRAVASDEMEGVVKLVTEARYGEILGCHVIGGSATDIIAEAAMTMGLEGTVWDLGGTVHAHPTFAEGVMEAALAATGEGVNA, from the coding sequence GTGGCCGATCGATACGACCTGGTGGTGGTCGGCGGAGGGCCGGGTGGCTACACGGCGGCGATCCGCGCGGCCCAGCTCGGCATGCAAACCGCCGTGGTGGAACGCGACCGACTGGGAGGCGTCTGCGGGAATTGGGGCTGCATCCCGTCGAAGGCGATCATCCGCTCCGCCGACGTCTACGACCGAGCGAAGCGCGGTGAGAAGCTCGGGATCGTGGCCGGTAGTCTCTCGTTTGACTATGCGAAGATCGTCGCCCACAGCCGCGGGGCCGCCGACCGGGTCGCGCGCGGGGTGAAGAGCCTCATGAAGAAGAACGCGATCACGGTGATCGCCGGGGAAGGTCGACTGAACGCAAGGGGACAGCTCGTGGTCGGCACCGACGTCGTCGACGCCGAACGGATCCTCCTCGCTACGGGTTCGGGCGAGCGGGTCCTGCCCGGACTCGAGCCCGCACCGCCCCAGGTCGTGACGTCGCGCGAACTGCTCGAGGAGACCACACTGCCCGGGAGCGTCGTGATCGTGGGCGGCGGCGCGATTGGCGTGGAGTTCGGCTACGTGTTCTCGAGTCTGGGCGTGAAGGTCACGATCGTCGAGCTCGAAGCGCAGCTGCTGCCGGGAACCGACGAGACGATCGCCAAGGAACTCGAACGCGTCTTTTCGCGGCGTGGAATCGAGATCCGTACGAAGACCGGGTACCGTTCGATCGACAAAACGTCGGATGGGGTCGTCCTCCACGTTGAGAAGGACGGGCAGGTCGAGGAGATCCGCGCGGAACGGTGCGTGGTCGCGGTCGGGCGGCGCGCTCGAGTCGAAGAGCTGGGCCTGACCGGGGCGGGCGTGTCCACCGAACGCGGCCTCATCACGATCAACGATCGGTTCGAAACGAGCGTCCCGCACGTCCTGGCCATCGGCGATCTCGTAGACTCGCCGCAACTCGCGCACGTCGCCGCGGCGGAAGGCATCGCGGCCGTGGAGATCGTCGCCGGGCGTAGGCCGCCCGGGCGTTTGGATCCGCTCCGGATCCCCGGCTGCGTCTACTGCCACCCGGAAGTGGCGACCATCGGGCTCAGCGAAGCCGCCGCTCGGGAGCGTGGCTACGACGTGAAGGTCGGAACGTTCCCGTACCGCGCGCTGGGAAGAGCCGTTGCGAGCGACGAGATGGAAGGCGTCGTGAAGCTCGTGACCGAGGCCCGCTACGGCGAGATTCTCGGTTGTCACGTCATCGGCGGCTCCGCGACCGACATCATCGCGGAAGCTGCCATGACGATGGGCCTCGAAGGAACCGTCTGGGACCTCGGCGGAACCGTCCACGCACACCCGACGTTCGCCGAGGGCGTGATGGAGGCGGCGCTCGCGGCGACGGGCGAAGGTGTGAACGCGTGA
- a CDS encoding ABC transporter ATP-binding protein gives MFGRVRRRLRPHAGPIAVGIGLATATSLAELAKPWPIKIVVDQVLGDAPGSRGDFLADFSASQLLTGAAVGLVLLSALLGALALASNRLTIDVGQRMVQDLREDLFAHLERLSVRFHDRRSSGELVYRLAADTMALQTLAMNAVFPTLSAVLFLVGMIVVMLRMNVELTLLALAVTPFIALSVRRLGRRVEQVAAEARVRESDFYAAAEASMSAIRVTQAFRGEAVEAERFGRASRASLERHLDLYTTQTAYSFAVSVLGAVGSAAVLWLGARLVLAGELSVGDLLVFLAYLASFYAPISTLSHTFGLVQEARVGLARVFELLDVEPEPTGGEEVLSLSSVEGAFSVEGVDFAYEAGTQVLHRVSLEVRAGEKLALVGPSGSGKTTLALLLMRFLDPDEGFVRLDGVDLRRLSLDSLRSVFGVVLQPPLVLPGTVRENVAYGREGATDEDVERALRVAQFWDVVDALPHGIETSLEIAGARLSQGERQRLTVARALVGNAPVLLFDEPTASLDVVTERRLLAALERERGKRTCILIAHGPAALAWADRVAVLRDGRIVAVGTPAELRDRAELRDANASERRTPEGSAGEQ, from the coding sequence ATGTTCGGCCGAGTTCGAAGGCGCCTGCGGCCCCATGCGGGCCCGATCGCCGTCGGCATCGGCCTCGCGACGGCGACCAGTCTCGCCGAACTCGCCAAGCCCTGGCCGATCAAGATCGTGGTGGACCAGGTCCTTGGCGATGCGCCGGGCTCGAGGGGCGACTTCCTCGCCGATTTCTCAGCGTCGCAGCTGCTGACGGGGGCGGCCGTCGGGCTCGTGCTGCTCTCTGCGCTTCTGGGTGCACTGGCACTGGCTTCGAATCGGCTCACGATCGATGTCGGCCAGCGCATGGTGCAGGACCTCCGCGAGGATCTCTTCGCGCATCTCGAACGGCTCTCAGTGCGGTTTCACGATCGCCGCTCGAGCGGTGAGCTGGTCTATCGTCTCGCCGCCGACACGATGGCACTTCAGACACTGGCGATGAACGCGGTGTTTCCTACGCTCTCGGCGGTTCTCTTCCTCGTCGGGATGATCGTGGTGATGTTGCGGATGAACGTCGAGCTCACGCTGCTCGCGCTCGCAGTGACGCCGTTCATCGCGCTTTCCGTCAGGCGGCTGGGCCGGCGGGTAGAGCAGGTCGCCGCGGAGGCGCGAGTTCGAGAGAGCGACTTCTACGCGGCGGCGGAAGCGAGCATGTCGGCGATCCGGGTCACACAGGCCTTCCGGGGCGAGGCCGTCGAAGCCGAACGATTCGGCCGGGCCAGCCGTGCGAGTCTCGAGAGGCATCTCGATCTCTACACGACCCAGACGGCGTACTCGTTCGCCGTGAGCGTCCTGGGCGCGGTAGGAAGCGCCGCCGTTCTGTGGCTGGGCGCGCGTCTCGTTCTCGCTGGGGAACTCTCGGTCGGCGACCTTCTCGTGTTTCTTGCGTACCTCGCGAGCTTCTACGCACCGATTTCTACGCTGAGTCACACCTTTGGGCTCGTGCAGGAGGCCCGCGTCGGACTCGCGCGGGTGTTCGAGTTGCTCGACGTCGAGCCCGAACCCACCGGCGGGGAGGAGGTTCTTTCGCTCTCCTCGGTGGAAGGGGCGTTCTCGGTCGAGGGCGTCGACTTCGCGTACGAGGCCGGCACACAAGTGCTCCACCGGGTCTCTCTCGAGGTGCGCGCGGGCGAAAAGCTCGCGCTGGTCGGCCCGAGCGGTTCCGGAAAGACGACCCTCGCACTGCTGCTGATGCGCTTCCTCGATCCGGACGAGGGCTTTGTTCGACTCGACGGTGTAGACCTGCGCCGGCTGTCGCTCGACTCGCTCCGAAGCGTCTTCGGCGTGGTCCTCCAACCGCCGCTCGTGTTGCCCGGAACCGTCCGGGAGAACGTCGCGTACGGCCGGGAGGGCGCGACTGACGAGGACGTCGAACGGGCGCTGCGTGTCGCCCAGTTTTGGGACGTCGTCGATGCGTTGCCACACGGAATCGAGACGTCTCTGGAGATCGCCGGCGCTCGTCTCTCGCAGGGAGAACGGCAACGGCTCACGGTCGCCCGGGCGCTCGTCGGCAACGCACCAGTGCTGCTCTTCGATGAGCCAACGGCGTCTCTCGATGTCGTGACGGAGCGGCGCTTGCTCGCGGCGCTCGAGCGGGAGCGGGGAAAGCGCACCTGCATCCTCATCGCCCACGGTCCCGCGGCCCTTGCTTGGGCAGACCGGGTTGCGGTCCTGCGCGACGGCCGGATCGTCGCCGTCGGCACACCCGCGGAACTGCGGGATCGAGCCGAACTGCGCGACGCCAATGCTTCCGAGCGCCGAACGCCCGAGGGGTCCGCTGGTGAGCAGTGA
- a CDS encoding dihydrolipoamide acetyltransferase family protein, with amino-acid sequence MPDITMPKLSDTMEEGKILRWLKQPGQPVEIGEVLVEVETDKADMEIEAEQGGVLREIRLQEGDSGPVGAVIAVVDDGSVADAAPGAAPEAPAATEAPSAAAETPAAAPVVTPTPTSAAASAPAPAATPATPAAASTQSPAGTSAAHAASTAPPAAGTAKVSPLARTRAAELGVDPTTLRGTGPGGRVTRKDVEAAHAASTPTAPAPAKPEPGQPGSGTVTVRPPPAKAAPSFAPRSGDAAAIRRIPLTGMRAAIARRMTESKREAPHFYVTTVADMDRAVELRAGLKASGGVAAGVTYNHLILKACADALVAVPEMNARFAGDAIEVLPEVNLGMATAVPEGLIVPVLHDADRSSLFDIAARARELGEKAKQRTFGGKDLSGGTFSVSNLGMYDVESFVAVINPPQAGILAVGSVAQRPVVRDGELRVGHTVHLTVSCDHRAVDGARAAEFLTEVRKRLENPVSLLVPQGEE; translated from the coding sequence ATGCCGGACATCACCATGCCAAAGCTCTCCGACACGATGGAGGAGGGCAAGATCCTGCGCTGGCTGAAGCAGCCCGGCCAGCCGGTCGAGATCGGCGAAGTCCTCGTCGAAGTCGAGACGGACAAGGCCGACATGGAGATCGAGGCGGAGCAGGGCGGCGTTCTTCGCGAGATCCGGCTGCAGGAAGGTGATTCAGGGCCGGTAGGTGCCGTCATTGCGGTCGTGGACGACGGGAGCGTTGCCGACGCAGCACCCGGCGCCGCTCCCGAGGCGCCTGCGGCCACCGAGGCCCCGAGTGCCGCCGCCGAAACGCCCGCCGCGGCCCCGGTCGTAACGCCAACCCCGACTTCCGCTGCCGCCTCGGCACCGGCTCCCGCAGCGACGCCTGCGACACCGGCCGCCGCGTCCACGCAGAGCCCCGCGGGGACGTCGGCAGCGCACGCCGCCTCCACGGCGCCTCCCGCCGCCGGGACCGCGAAGGTCTCACCGCTCGCCCGCACGCGAGCCGCTGAACTGGGGGTCGACCCGACGACGTTGCGCGGCACGGGCCCCGGGGGCCGGGTGACCCGAAAGGACGTCGAAGCCGCCCACGCAGCAAGCACGCCCACCGCTCCCGCACCGGCGAAGCCGGAACCGGGGCAGCCGGGCTCCGGCACCGTGACGGTCCGACCGCCGCCGGCGAAGGCGGCCCCTTCGTTCGCACCTCGATCCGGCGATGCCGCCGCGATCCGACGGATTCCGCTCACGGGAATGCGCGCCGCGATCGCGCGACGCATGACAGAGAGCAAGCGCGAAGCCCCTCACTTCTACGTGACGACGGTCGCCGACATGGACCGAGCCGTCGAACTTCGCGCGGGTCTAAAGGCAAGCGGGGGCGTCGCGGCCGGGGTCACCTACAACCACCTCATCCTGAAGGCGTGCGCGGATGCGCTCGTTGCCGTCCCGGAGATGAACGCGCGCTTCGCGGGCGACGCCATCGAGGTCCTGCCCGAGGTGAATCTCGGAATGGCGACTGCGGTCCCCGAGGGGCTCATCGTGCCGGTACTGCACGACGCGGATCGCTCGAGCCTGTTCGACATCGCGGCGCGTGCGAGAGAGCTCGGAGAGAAGGCGAAGCAGCGGACCTTCGGGGGTAAGGACCTCTCGGGGGGAACGTTCAGCGTCTCGAATCTCGGGATGTACGACGTCGAGAGCTTCGTCGCGGTGATCAACCCTCCGCAGGCAGGTATCCTCGCCGTGGGGTCGGTCGCGCAGCGGCCGGTCGTACGCGACGGAGAGCTCCGCGTGGGCCACACGGTGCACCTCACCGTGTCGTGTGATCACCGGGCGGTGGACGGAGCACGGGCGGCGGAGTTCTTGACCGAGGTTCGCAAGCGACTCGAGAACCCCGTGTCCCTTCTCGTGCCCCAGGGCGAGGAGTAG
- a CDS encoding ribonuclease HII, which produces MRFRRLAEGSIATKGRVAVAETTKRKTVAVKRKRRPHPSPEEMLVRERELWASGLEHIAGIDEVGIGPLAGPVVAAAVVLPRDSEIEGVRDSKTLSRKQRERLDGEIRAIALGIGVGVVSPDEVDQLNPYQAGIRAMQLAVRSLPENPDHLLIDARKLPGIDTPQTSIVKGDRHVRAIAAASIIAKVHRDGLMQRIDEDYPGYGFARHVGYATVAHLEALRRLGPCPIHRRSYAPVRALLGRMPPMDDTPRGN; this is translated from the coding sequence ATGCGCTTTCGACGCCTGGCCGAGGGGAGTATAGCCACAAAGGGGAGGGTCGCGGTGGCGGAGACGACGAAGAGGAAGACGGTGGCGGTCAAGCGAAAGCGGAGGCCGCACCCGAGCCCTGAGGAGATGTTGGTGCGCGAGCGCGAGCTCTGGGCTTCCGGTCTCGAGCACATCGCCGGGATCGACGAGGTGGGCATCGGACCGCTGGCCGGTCCGGTCGTCGCCGCGGCGGTGGTCCTTCCCCGCGACTCGGAGATCGAGGGCGTACGGGATTCCAAGACCCTCTCGCGCAAGCAGCGAGAGCGGCTCGATGGAGAGATCCGCGCGATTGCGCTCGGCATCGGCGTCGGGGTCGTGAGCCCGGACGAGGTCGACCAACTCAATCCGTATCAAGCAGGAATTCGGGCAATGCAGCTCGCCGTCCGGTCGCTGCCCGAGAACCCCGACCATCTCTTGATCGATGCCCGGAAGCTTCCGGGCATCGACACCCCGCAGACCAGTATCGTCAAAGGCGACAGGCACGTCCGGGCGATCGCGGCCGCGTCGATCATCGCCAAGGTCCACCGGGACGGGCTGATGCAGCGAATCGACGAGGACTATCCTGGATACGGTTTCGCGCGACACGTAGGCTACGCAACGGTGGCCCACCTCGAGGCCTTGCGCCGACTCGGCCCGTGCCCGATCCATCGCCGGTCGTATGCTCCGGTCCGGGCGCTGCTTGGGAGGATGCCGCCGATGGACGATACACCTCGCGGGAACTAG
- the lipB gene encoding lipoyl(octanoyl) transferase LipB, giving the protein MTAAPRPNTDVSHRWLGRITFDEALSMQEEIVRSHAELGDTILLLEHEPVYTTGRLGKDENLPPAAGAVPLRRISRGGDVTYHGPGQLVGYVLADLRARGGDVHLFLRSLEAGVIALLHDLGVAASRVSGRTGAWVLDGNDQNDARKIASIGIGVRRGISMHGFAVNVSVDLAAFDAIVPCDLEGVRMTSVERETGRPAPSIEQASALAAERIREALPPRTFAGARA; this is encoded by the coding sequence GTGACCGCGGCGCCGCGCCCGAACACCGACGTCTCGCACCGTTGGCTCGGCCGCATCACCTTTGACGAAGCACTCTCCATGCAGGAGGAGATCGTCCGGAGTCACGCGGAGCTCGGCGACACGATCCTCCTCCTGGAGCACGAGCCGGTCTACACGACCGGCCGGCTCGGCAAAGACGAGAACCTGCCCCCGGCTGCCGGCGCCGTGCCGTTGCGACGCATCTCCCGCGGCGGCGACGTGACGTATCACGGCCCCGGCCAACTTGTCGGCTACGTCCTCGCGGACCTCCGAGCCCGCGGCGGGGACGTACATCTCTTCTTGCGATCGCTCGAGGCCGGTGTCATCGCTCTACTTCACGACCTCGGGGTCGCTGCGAGCCGCGTGTCGGGTCGCACGGGAGCATGGGTGCTTGACGGAAATGACCAGAACGATGCACGCAAAATCGCCTCGATCGGAATCGGCGTGCGACGCGGGATCTCTATGCACGGATTCGCCGTGAACGTCTCGGTCGACCTGGCGGCGTTCGACGCGATCGTTCCCTGCGATCTCGAGGGAGTCCGCATGACGTCGGTCGAGCGCGAGACCGGTCGGCCGGCCCCGTCGATCGAGCAGGCCAGCGCACTCGCCGCCGAGCGGATTCGCGAGGCGCTGCCGCCCCGGACCTTCGCCGGAGCACGGGCATGA
- a CDS encoding glycosyltransferase: protein MTPPTEGPQSSASPSVSERVHVDGKFFRVGDERLYVRGVTYGPFRPTDDSEPFPTRDQVARDFELIGRLGANTVRTFTPPPLWLLDQAAKSGLRVIAGIPWSQHVCFLEQGGPARDARDRVARVAAVQGRHPAVLALLLGNETPADIVRWEGPARVERFLRELAEAARERAPETLLSYANFPPTEYLDLGFFDFLSFNVYLHREADLRRYLARLQNLAEERPLVLTELGRDSLRDGEVVQAETLSWQLDAVFDGGAAGAVVFSFTDDWFAIDRDDPNGGVSVDDWAFGVVDSQRTPKPAFEAVRGRFEAPLPTIAADAPLVSVVVCAYDEERTLGACLAALEKLDYPRFEVVVVDDGSTDRTAQIADSHAGSTIRVVHQENRGLGAARNRGIAEARGEVIAFTDADCVVDAAWLGYLVGKLRDGFVAVGGPNLSPPETALVPSVVAVAPGGPTHVLLDDDVAEHVPGCNMAFEKTALERIGGFREAYRVAGDDVDVCWRLQDAGERIGFSPAAVVWHFRRHTARAYLRQQMGYGRAEARLYFDHPLRFNALGQSRWLGRIYGGLFASLFSNAPRIYHGVFGEGLFQTLYEQPGSAARQLPLTLEWNVVAILILITGALSGDFLLLSALPLCVSVGSAIAAAARAPLAPPFCGGRGRAVLAALVYLGPLVRSFERTRARVRGTATGPRAPWPRVAPVRASVSLPRAEVRLAYWSTSGTSKDSFLGALMGFLERRQCRVTVDSGWNAWDLEISRGPWTQAQLQVAIEDHGGPRRLLRVRASLQPARIGLAAIVVCIGAAGLGAAFGVPGFTRIGAVFGVVAAVVVVVQNVKLGRVVTSVVHAVASELELSEAKP, encoded by the coding sequence TTGACCCCGCCGACCGAGGGCCCGCAGTCCAGCGCTTCGCCGTCGGTATCCGAGCGCGTGCACGTCGACGGGAAGTTCTTCCGGGTGGGCGATGAGCGCCTCTACGTTCGCGGCGTCACGTACGGCCCGTTTCGTCCTACGGACGACAGCGAGCCGTTCCCGACGCGGGACCAGGTCGCGCGAGACTTCGAACTCATTGGGCGGCTCGGCGCCAACACCGTGAGGACCTTCACGCCGCCGCCGCTGTGGCTTCTCGATCAAGCCGCGAAGAGCGGTCTCCGGGTGATCGCCGGCATCCCGTGGTCGCAGCATGTGTGCTTTCTCGAACAGGGCGGCCCCGCCCGAGACGCGCGCGATCGTGTTGCCCGGGTCGCTGCGGTGCAGGGACGTCACCCGGCCGTTCTCGCGCTCCTCCTGGGAAACGAAACGCCGGCCGACATCGTTCGCTGGGAAGGGCCGGCGCGCGTCGAGCGGTTCCTGCGAGAACTCGCGGAGGCCGCGCGAGAGCGCGCGCCCGAGACTCTCCTGAGCTACGCGAACTTCCCTCCGACCGAATATCTCGATCTCGGCTTCTTCGATTTCCTGTCGTTCAACGTCTACCTCCACCGTGAAGCCGACCTGCGGCGCTACCTCGCGCGCTTGCAGAATCTCGCGGAGGAGCGGCCGCTCGTGCTGACCGAACTCGGTCGCGATTCCCTGCGCGACGGAGAAGTCGTTCAGGCAGAGACGCTGTCGTGGCAGCTCGACGCCGTCTTCGATGGCGGGGCGGCGGGAGCGGTCGTGTTCTCGTTCACCGACGACTGGTTCGCCATCGACCGGGACGACCCGAACGGAGGCGTTTCCGTCGACGACTGGGCATTCGGCGTCGTGGACTCACAACGGACGCCCAAACCGGCCTTTGAGGCCGTTCGAGGTCGGTTCGAGGCACCCCTCCCGACGATCGCCGCCGACGCGCCGTTGGTCTCCGTCGTGGTCTGTGCCTACGACGAGGAGCGCACGCTCGGCGCGTGTCTCGCGGCTCTGGAGAAGCTCGACTACCCGCGGTTCGAGGTCGTGGTCGTAGACGATGGGTCGACGGATCGAACCGCACAGATCGCCGACTCCCACGCCGGGTCGACCATTCGGGTGGTCCACCAGGAGAATCGAGGCCTCGGCGCCGCACGCAATCGCGGCATCGCCGAGGCGCGCGGGGAGGTCATCGCCTTCACCGATGCGGATTGCGTCGTCGACGCGGCGTGGCTTGGGTACCTCGTCGGAAAGCTCCGGGACGGCTTCGTTGCCGTCGGCGGCCCCAACCTGTCTCCACCGGAAACGGCGCTCGTGCCCTCGGTCGTGGCGGTGGCACCGGGCGGACCCACGCATGTCCTCCTCGACGACGACGTCGCCGAACACGTACCGGGCTGCAACATGGCGTTCGAGAAGACCGCGCTCGAACGCATAGGCGGCTTTCGCGAGGCCTATCGGGTAGCGGGCGACGACGTCGACGTCTGTTGGCGCTTGCAGGATGCCGGCGAGCGGATCGGGTTCAGCCCCGCGGCGGTGGTCTGGCACTTCCGCCGGCACACGGCACGGGCGTACCTCCGTCAGCAGATGGGCTATGGGCGAGCGGAGGCCCGTCTCTACTTCGACCATCCACTGCGGTTCAACGCACTCGGGCAATCCCGCTGGCTCGGTCGGATCTACGGTGGGCTCTTCGCCTCTCTGTTCTCGAACGCGCCGCGGATCTACCACGGCGTCTTCGGCGAGGGCCTGTTCCAGACGCTGTACGAGCAGCCGGGATCCGCTGCACGCCAACTCCCGCTCACTCTCGAGTGGAACGTGGTCGCGATTCTCATTCTCATCACCGGCGCATTGTCCGGGGACTTCCTGTTGCTGTCGGCTCTGCCGCTGTGTGTGTCCGTGGGTTCCGCGATCGCAGCTGCGGCGCGCGCGCCTCTGGCTCCACCGTTCTGCGGAGGGCGGGGCAGAGCCGTGCTCGCCGCGCTCGTCTATCTCGGTCCACTCGTCCGGAGCTTCGAGCGCACCCGTGCACGCGTCCGCGGAACCGCCACCGGGCCGCGTGCCCCCTGGCCGCGTGTCGCGCCCGTGCGTGCCTCCGTGAGCCTGCCGCGGGCAGAAGTGCGACTCGCGTACTGGAGCACGAGTGGAACGAGCAAGGACTCCTTCCTGGGGGCGCTGATGGGGTTCCTCGAGCGACGCCAATGCCGCGTTACGGTCGACTCGGGTTGGAACGCCTGGGACCTCGAGATCTCCCGGGGCCCGTGGACGCAGGCGCAGCTGCAAGTCGCCATCGAGGATCACGGGGGTCCGAGGCGGCTGCTTCGCGTGCGGGCCTCTCTCCAACCGGCGCGGATCGGGCTCGCCGCGATCGTCGTGTGCATTGGAGCGGCGGGGCTCGGGGCCGCCTTCGGTGTTCCTGGATTCACGCGGATCGGTGCGGTCTTCGGCGTTGTGGCGGCGGTCGTGGTCGTGGTGCAGAACGTGAAGCTCGGCCGCGTCGTCACCTCGGTGGTGCACGCGGTCGCGTCGGAGCTCGAGCTGTCGGAGGCGAAGCCGTGA
- the lipA gene encoding lipoyl synthase — protein sequence MSAAVRPGRRHPDWIRVRLPSGDGYRRTKGIVAESKVATVCEEAHCPNLAECWAHGTATFMLMGDTCTRNCGFCAVSHGRPAALDPMEPTRLATAVERLGLQHVVITSVDRDDLDDFGAGHFAATARALRARVPACRIEVLTPDFQGNQESVATVATAPIEIYNHNLETVPRLYKRARAGARYERSLDVLQVANDTRADLLTKAGLMLGLGEEREEVLQVLRDLRTVGCDILTLGQYLQPSRDHLPVERYLDPEEFAVLGEDARKLGFRHVESGPLVRSSYHAWSHVPDE from the coding sequence ATGAGCGCCGCCGTTCGCCCGGGGCGCCGTCACCCCGACTGGATCCGCGTCCGACTTCCGTCGGGAGACGGCTATCGCCGCACCAAGGGGATCGTCGCCGAGTCTAAGGTCGCCACGGTCTGCGAAGAGGCACACTGTCCGAATCTCGCTGAATGTTGGGCCCACGGCACCGCGACCTTCATGCTGATGGGCGACACCTGCACGCGGAATTGTGGGTTCTGCGCGGTATCTCACGGCCGTCCAGCCGCGTTGGACCCGATGGAGCCGACCCGGCTTGCAACCGCCGTGGAGCGCCTCGGCCTTCAGCACGTCGTCATCACCTCCGTCGACCGCGACGACTTGGACGATTTCGGAGCCGGTCACTTCGCCGCGACCGCGCGGGCGCTGCGAGCGCGGGTGCCGGCCTGTCGAATCGAAGTGCTCACGCCGGACTTCCAGGGCAACCAGGAAAGCGTCGCCACCGTGGCCACGGCACCGATCGAGATCTACAACCACAACCTCGAAACGGTCCCGCGCCTCTATAAGCGCGCCCGAGCCGGCGCCCGCTACGAGCGCTCCCTCGACGTCCTTCAGGTCGCAAACGACACCCGCGCGGATCTTCTCACCAAGGCCGGATTGATGCTGGGCCTGGGAGAGGAACGCGAAGAGGTCCTCCAGGTCCTACGCGACCTGCGGACCGTGGGGTGCGACATCCTCACCTTGGGCCAGTACCTGCAGCCGTCTCGCGACCATTTGCCGGTCGAGCGGTACCTCGATCCCGAGGAGTTCGCGGTCCTCGGGGAGGACGCGCGCAAGCTCGGCTTTCGTCACGTGGAGTCCGGTCCGTTGGTCCGCAGTTCGTACCACGCCTGGAGCCACGTTCCCGACGAGTAG
- a CDS encoding acyl-CoA dehydrogenase family protein produces MGTDQIDSDVIEGVRRFVDKEVMPVANELEHANEYPQALVDRMKELGLFGATIPEEFGGLGLTVSTYACIVEELCRGWMSLSGILNTHLMIAYIIRTFGNDEQKQRFLPAMAVGEKRAAMGLTEAHAGSDAQQIRTVAKREGDAYVVNGSKMWSTNARTGTMFGLVVKTDPKAEPAHTGISLLLAEKGPAGCVISRDLPKLGYKGVESSEVAFEDFPVPVANIVGSEGKGFKYIMAGLEVGRVNIAARAVGVAQAAFDDALKYSQERETFGKPICEHQAIQLKLADMATKIEAARLLVRNAAAKKDRGERTDIEAGMAKLFASEICQEVALEAMRIHGGYGYSQEFNVERYYRDAPLMIIGEGTNEIQRLVIAKGLLKRAGYKRPAHVKDD; encoded by the coding sequence GTGGGAACCGATCAGATCGACAGCGACGTCATCGAGGGCGTTCGGCGATTCGTCGACAAGGAGGTCATGCCGGTCGCGAACGAGCTCGAGCACGCAAACGAGTACCCGCAGGCTCTCGTCGACCGAATGAAAGAGCTCGGGCTCTTCGGCGCGACGATCCCCGAAGAGTTCGGCGGGCTCGGCCTCACGGTCTCCACCTACGCGTGTATCGTAGAGGAACTGTGTCGCGGTTGGATGAGTCTTTCCGGGATCCTGAATACGCACCTCATGATCGCGTACATCATCCGGACGTTCGGCAACGACGAACAGAAGCAGCGGTTCCTTCCCGCGATGGCGGTCGGCGAGAAGCGCGCCGCGATGGGGCTCACCGAAGCCCACGCCGGCAGCGATGCCCAGCAGATCCGTACCGTCGCCAAGCGCGAGGGTGACGCCTACGTCGTGAACGGCAGCAAGATGTGGTCGACAAACGCCCGGACCGGCACGATGTTTGGGCTGGTCGTGAAGACCGACCCCAAGGCCGAACCCGCACATACGGGCATCAGCCTGCTGCTGGCCGAGAAGGGGCCGGCGGGCTGCGTGATCAGCCGTGACCTGCCGAAGCTCGGCTACAAAGGCGTCGAGTCGTCCGAGGTCGCTTTCGAGGACTTCCCCGTACCCGTGGCGAACATCGTCGGGAGTGAGGGCAAGGGCTTCAAGTACATCATGGCAGGGCTCGAGGTCGGGCGCGTGAACATCGCGGCTCGCGCCGTAGGTGTCGCGCAGGCCGCGTTCGATGACGCGCTCAAGTACTCGCAAGAGCGTGAGACGTTCGGCAAGCCGATCTGCGAGCACCAGGCGATTCAGCTGAAGCTCGCCGACATGGCGACGAAGATCGAGGCCGCACGACTGCTCGTGCGGAACGCCGCGGCGAAGAAGGATCGGGGCGAACGCACTGACATCGAAGCGGGCATGGCGAAGCTCTTCGCGTCGGAAATCTGTCAGGAGGTCGCCCTCGAAGCGATGCGGATCCACGGTGGCTACGGCTACAGCCAGGAGTTCAACGTCGAACGATATTACCGCGATGCGCCGCTCATGATCATCGGCGAAGGCACAAACGAGATCCAACGGCTCGTCATCGCAAAGGGGCTCCTGAAGCGCGCCGGATATAAGCGCCCCGCGCACGTCAAGGACGACTAG